Proteins encoded by one window of Synechococcus sp. WH 7805:
- a CDS encoding ribonuclease J, producing the protein MTASTATAKQPCLRVIPLGGLHEIGKNTCVFEYGDDLMLVDAGLAFPSDGMHGVNVVLPDTSFLRENQRRIRGMIVTHGHEDHIGGIAHHLKHFNIPVIYGPRLALSMLTGKMDEAGVTDRTTLQTVGPRDVVKVGQHFSVEFIRNTHSMADSFSLAISTPVGTIIFTGDFKFDHTPVDGEHFDLARLAHHGDQGVLCLFSDSTNAEVPGFCPPERSVFPNLDRHIADAEGRVIVTTFASSIHRVSMILELALKNGRKVGLLGRSMLNVIAKARELGYMRAPDELFVPIKQINDVPDRETLLLMTGSQGEPLAALSRISRGDHPQVKVKSSDTIIFSASPIPGNTISVVNTIDRLMMLGAKVVYGKGEGIHVSGHGFQEDQKLMLALTRPKFFVPVHGEHRMLVRHARTGHSMGVPEDNTLIIDNGDVVELTPDSLRKGDPVKAGIELLDQSRNGIVDARVLKERQQLAEDGVVTILAAISTDGAMVAPPRVNLRGVVTTADARKMSLWTEREINWVLENRWKQLTRNTGGKAPEVDWMGVQREVEVGLSRRMRRELQVEPLILCLVQPAPAGTPVYKGRADAEPDNRPAPRGRGGRHGGGGHGGGGRNAAAAGGGRNRDTAPVRVAKSPVATPASPSTSVLSAPAPAAATTAVSAPAAASVDQEMPAGRTRRRRSAAV; encoded by the coding sequence ATGACCGCCTCCACCGCCACTGCCAAGCAACCCTGCCTTCGCGTGATTCCGCTCGGGGGTCTGCATGAGATCGGCAAGAACACCTGCGTCTTCGAGTACGGCGATGACCTGATGTTGGTGGATGCCGGCCTCGCCTTCCCCAGCGACGGCATGCATGGTGTGAACGTGGTGCTGCCGGACACCAGCTTTCTGCGCGAGAACCAGAGGCGCATCCGCGGCATGATCGTGACCCACGGTCACGAAGACCATATCGGTGGCATCGCGCACCACCTCAAGCACTTCAACATCCCGGTGATCTATGGCCCGCGCCTGGCGCTGTCGATGCTCACCGGAAAAATGGACGAGGCAGGCGTCACCGACCGCACCACCCTGCAGACCGTGGGTCCGCGGGATGTGGTGAAAGTCGGCCAGCACTTCTCCGTGGAGTTCATCCGCAACACCCACTCCATGGCCGACAGCTTCTCGCTGGCCATTAGCACCCCGGTGGGCACGATCATCTTCACGGGTGACTTCAAGTTCGATCACACCCCCGTGGATGGTGAGCACTTCGATTTGGCGCGCCTGGCTCACCACGGTGATCAGGGGGTGCTCTGTCTGTTCAGTGACTCCACCAACGCTGAGGTGCCTGGCTTCTGCCCACCTGAACGCTCCGTGTTTCCGAATCTCGATCGCCACATTGCTGATGCCGAGGGTCGGGTGATCGTGACCACCTTCGCCAGCTCGATTCACCGGGTGTCGATGATTCTTGAGCTTGCGCTCAAGAACGGCCGCAAAGTGGGCCTGCTGGGCCGCTCAATGCTGAATGTGATCGCTAAGGCCCGCGAGCTGGGCTACATGCGGGCCCCCGATGAGCTGTTTGTGCCGATCAAGCAGATCAACGATGTGCCCGACCGGGAAACCCTGCTGCTGATGACCGGCAGCCAGGGTGAGCCCCTGGCTGCACTCAGCCGGATTTCTCGCGGCGATCACCCTCAGGTGAAGGTGAAGAGCTCCGACACAATCATTTTCTCGGCCAGCCCCATTCCTGGAAACACCATCTCGGTGGTGAACACCATCGACCGACTGATGATGCTGGGCGCCAAGGTGGTGTACGGCAAAGGCGAGGGCATCCACGTGTCCGGCCACGGCTTCCAGGAAGACCAGAAGCTGATGCTGGCGCTCACCCGTCCGAAGTTCTTCGTGCCCGTGCACGGGGAGCACCGCATGCTGGTGCGTCATGCCCGCACCGGGCATTCCATGGGTGTGCCTGAAGACAACACCCTGATCATCGATAACGGTGATGTGGTGGAACTCACCCCAGATTCCCTGCGCAAGGGCGATCCGGTGAAGGCCGGCATCGAGCTCCTGGATCAGTCGCGCAATGGCATCGTCGACGCTCGGGTGCTGAAGGAGCGTCAGCAGCTCGCTGAAGACGGTGTCGTTACGATCCTGGCGGCGATCAGCACCGATGGGGCGATGGTGGCCCCCCCTCGGGTGAATCTGCGCGGTGTTGTGACTACAGCCGATGCCCGCAAGATGTCGCTGTGGACCGAGCGTGAAATCAACTGGGTGCTGGAGAACCGCTGGAAGCAGCTCACCCGCAATACCGGCGGCAAAGCGCCCGAGGTGGATTGGATGGGCGTGCAGCGTGAAGTGGAAGTGGGCCTCAGTCGCCGCATGCGGCGTGAGCTGCAGGTGGAACCCTTGATTCTCTGCTTGGTGCAGCCGGCTCCGGCTGGCACTCCGGTGTACAAGGGCCGGGCTGATGCCGAACCTGACAATCGTCCGGCGCCCCGCGGTCGCGGAGGTCGCCATGGTGGCGGTGGCCATGGAGGTGGTGGACGCAACGCCGCCGCAGCTGGCGGTGGTCGTAATCGCGATACGGCACCCGTGCGGGTAGCCAAGTCTCCGGTTGCCACGCCTGCATCCCCGTCAACCTCTGTGCTTTCAGCACCAGCTCCTGCTGCAGCGACGACAGCTGTGTCCGCCCCGGCCGCTGCATCCGTTGATCAGGAGATGCCCGCTGGACGCACCCGCCGCCGCCGCTCGGCTGCGGTTTGA